The following is a genomic window from Vitis riparia cultivar Riparia Gloire de Montpellier isolate 1030 unplaced genomic scaffold, EGFV_Vit.rip_1.0 scaffold466_pilon_pilon, whole genome shotgun sequence.
ATCAGGTTATaagtgaaaatatatatatatttgttgagaAAATCTGAAGCTCTTTTGGATTTAAAATAAGGGGTAAGGGTTTTGTAGGTATATTATAATTGAAGATCAAGATAAGGAGGGTGAGGGAAAGGCCTTTATCCAACCCTCTTACCCAAcctgttttgttttttatttttattgtttagaaatttataatattttaaattgttttttttaaataaaattttttctcTTGTGCAAGGATAAAATTACTTAGTTCTTTGACACTTTCtctgtttttattaattttacaattttttttcaaattttaagattttttatttttttattcttgaaaacataaatttgaaaattttttatttaattctaaattttatccataAGATATTTTCATTAAGGGTAATTTTGGTgtgttaaaaaaagttttttttttaatttatttaaaaagcaTCTAATTGGTtgctcaacatggtatcaaaacTTACTTTGGTAGAAGGTCATATGTTTGAGTCATCTCTCCACAATTTACATGTTTGTTTCCTCATTtgtttgttggatataaatCCAAATTTTTTGTGTCTCTCCCCATGTGGGCCTAAATTAAGATTAAGTTTCTAGGAAAAAATTGGtagttatatattttaaaagctttataaggaaattgaaaataatattttggagggaaaattattaaaataaaatttgaaaatggatattcattttttaatattttttatttataattatttattataatgaaatgagaaaaaggaGAACTTTATTTTGTCTGGTTTCTTCAACGACTaattctctatatttttaatataaaattataattaaattaaatcaattttaatctatcatgaaattaattttaataaaaaattgtgaataGAAAGTGAATTATAAAGGAGctggagaaaaaaattaaagtgaaaatttaatttaacaataaatgttaatataaataatataagaataataaaataatggttgttattattttaatttagaaaggaaaattttaggtGTAATTGGAATAAATGTTGCAATGAATTGGATAGGAGAattagtgaaaattttattcaaataataatattttatttaattattagaatatttaaaatgatttatatttggaaattttggggTAAGATGTTagatgattaaaatattttaaaatttatgactaattttttacttttgaaaataaaaaagagtataatatattttattttatataagaagactaattaattttcattttaaaatatcgGTGagagttaataattttattgactttatatttacattaatcattaataataattttattatttagttttttttttttaaaaaaaaaggctagTGGATCGTagataaaatatgaagaagtagagaaaaataataaagttaaaagtgaaattttaatttaaaaacattaaatattaataagaaaaacattataaaaaaaggTTAATCTTTAATAGGAATAAATATAGCAATGATTTTAAAAGccaaattattgaaatttttaatagaaaaaataattttaaaaataaaattgttcaaatgtgtatataatttaaaatgaagtAATAAGTGGTTGCATATGGAACGTATCAAAATGAATGATTGTTTGCCAAGCAAAGCTCTTGATCACCATTCATGAaacattatttgttttaatttgattaatcaaatttttttgtaacattattttttttttttaaatataatagaaGTGAACATGTGAATATTTGAGAGTTATGAATTATGTTTaaggaatatttttatatttatcataacTTTATAATTGTTGATGTTACATAATGCATTGTATCTCTGTTGTAGGTTTCGTTCCCTAACTTAGAGGAGTTAAAACTTGTTGATCTTCCCAAGTTGAAGATGATATGGCATCACCAACTTTCACTTGAATTCTTTTGCAAGTTACAAATATTAAGTGTGCATAATTGTTCAAGTCTAGTCAATCTTGTTCCATCTCATTTGATACAAAGCTTCCAGAATTTGAAAGAGGTAAATGTGTATGATTGTAAAGCCCTAGAATCTGTGTTTGATTATCGAGGATTTAATGGAGATGGTGGAATCCtctcaaaaatagaaatattgaagtTGGAGAAACTACCTAGACTAAGGCTCATTATATGCAATGAAGACATTAATGACAACATGAGCTATCTTTTATCACCTTCCAAGTTCAAGGATTTTTACCAACTCAAAGAGCTACATATCATTGATTGTGGGATGCTTTTGGATGAAGAGGTTAGTTTTCtcctatattttttctttttccttatgcTACTTGAAATATTTAGGGAGatatactataaaaataattttgaaaaaaaagtatgaaaagAGTACATTaatctttaataataattttattaaattaatttaaaatttaaatttaaataataaaaattgtgaatAATAAGTAAATTACAAATgagttgaaaaaagaaaaatttaaagtgaaaaaataattttaaaaaggataaatgttaatagaaataatatacaaataaggaaaaaatggtatttattattttaatttagaaagaaaaaaattaggtgCTAATTGAAAGAAATATTACAATGAATTGGAAAGGAGAATtagtgaaaatttaattcaaataataagattttatttaaattttataatatttaagatcaataacattTGGAAAAATTGGGGTAAGATGTTagatgattaaaatattttaaaatttataactaacttcttacttttgaaaataaaaaagagtaaaacacattttattttatacaaggtaattaaaacatatttgatttcatataaTGAGACTAattaatcttgattttaaaagaaccttcaaagttataattttattatttagtttggAAAACTATAAAAAGAACCGGTagttcataaataaaatataaaggggtgaaattaagaataaagttaaaatcaatttttttattttaaaaatattaaatattaatataaaaacattaaaaaataaggaaatattgtaaattttattttaatttaaataaaaaggtttagtgttaatagaaataaatatagtaatgaatttaaaagtaaaattattgaaaattttaataagaaaaataaatttaaaaaaaaattattaaagtttGTATATGATTTGAGAGTTAAAGAATTATATTAACAACATATTTTTATGGTTATCACACTTTTATAATTGACGATGTCATGTATTATATATTGGGTTTCTAATGTAGGTTTCATGTCCTCCTAATTTGGAAGTGTTGGTTCTAGAAAGTCTTCCCAATTTGAAGGAGATCGATGTTGGGATCTTCGCAAAGTTAAAAATCCTAAGATTAGAGAAACTACCTAGGCTAAGATATACATTTGCTTCCCAATTCAAGAATTGTCACAATCTCAAAGAGCTACACATCATAGATTGTCGGATGGAAGACGGGAGAGATGTCAATACTCTTAGTGATGATGTAGTTCTCTACAATGAGAAGGTTAGTTTTCTCccgtattttttatttttccttatactACTCTCTTGAAATATTAAACTACcaatcctttaaaataaaaatcaaattactttattatcctttttttaacatttaaaaaaaataaaaatacaatccTACATATTGTTTATTACATAGAAATTATATATACAcatcatttttagtttggaCATCCTTTCTCCTTCACActtgttttttctaaaaaaattatgtattattttattgttaacaTTAAAAGAAACGTAATATTTTTCAACAAACAAAGTTATGAACTTTTTCTTTGAATCAATTATGTAAGTTttgcaattttatattttattttgtatgttttgattaattttttaattttttcatactttatttatttaatattttgtttgagaccccatttaaatatatttcttgaaaaatattaattttataatagttgtttgatttttggggaaattatttagaatgaaaattactttttatttaaaaaatggaaaaactaaaaaaaatatatatgttctatttttttttattgtgctctaaaatttaaattttgttttattttaagtacaTCTTCTACCTTCTCACGTTAATAAGAATTTTTCAGAATAAAaagatttgataattttttatttaaatttatcatgCTCTACTATGTTTAATTCAATCTTCTTATATGCATTTGTTAGATAAagattttatcaataatatcaattaattaaataattattgataatttatttatttatatggtattttaattttataaaataattttttttcttaaatggtattttaattttacaaaaaaaaaaaattgtcatcaaataagatatcataaatattagttttaattaagagtttttttaggttaaataaaataaattttaatccttttatgttgaaaaataaaagaaaataataaaaaaatttcaaatattttaatccCAGTTGtgtcaaaataaatttttttttttctgttataaATCAAGTTGGGAGATATTCACTCGGACATATTGggcaattttaatatatgaaatgtGTGTGTGAAACAAAAGGAACCAGTTTTCGACATGCCACCTCTTCCCAAAAGTACAAAACTATGTACCTTATTTCCATTTTCCACTGCTGTTGGCCTCATGGCCTGACCTTGTTCTACTCATCcttcttttctattatttttaacagaaaataaaaaaatatatatataagggtaTTATGTGGGTCCCAATAAATTCTAGATGTTTAGGTGATATTTAATCCTTGATTTACCAAAGTTTCCCAAAATATTCTATCACAATTTTCCAATTCATGGATATAATCcataaaagataaaacaattcttcatttaacaaaatgtatttttcctcttaaaaaaaattaaaaattcaatgcaATTGCTccattatattataaaaagaatCAAGAAGAAATCACCAAAAGCttgttgagatattttggatgtatttataaaaattaataaatagcaAAGTATATATAAAGTATAGTAGTGGAGAGCATGTAAATGTGgacaatatattaaaaattaataaatgacaATATATATAGTATGTGGAAATAATACATgtacatctttttttttttaatttggatgttttttttttctcttttactatttttctttgaaaaaaaaaattatgtgtcATTTTGTTATTGACATCTATTTTACTAAactttcaaaaagaaaatttttgtagttttttctttttaaaaataaaaagagtaagACATACTTTATCTCTTATAAGGAGACTAATTactattcttttaaaataataaaaatacaatcctgaatattattttttatatgaaaattgtgcatatacatatacatcctttttaatttaaatagtttttctctttctcttttttctttttctttttttttttaaaaaaattgtattattttgttgttaatatcaaaataaacataatatttttctaaaacaaaagtTAAAAGCTTTTTCTTTGTATGATGAAGTAagttttgtaattttgtttttttttaattagtcatACTTTATTTACTGTTGGTCAGAAGCCCATTTGAATTGTATTTCTTGAgagatattaattttataagagttgtttgatttgttttggAAATTGTTTAGAACgaaaattactttttctttcactaatgaaaatttgataatGTAACAGAAGTGAATATGCAATTATTTCAGGGTTGAATTGAATTATATTTAAGGAATTTGTTTATGCCTATCATCACAACTTTCCAATTGATGCCTTATATTGTGTTTTTGCTACAGGCTTCATTCCTTGAATCAAGAGCCTCCACTGTGAACAAAATTATGGATGCCTTAAGAGATGACAATATCAACTTGATAAGAGTATGGGGCACGGCCGGTGTGGGCAAAACAACACTGCTGAAACAAGTGGCTCAACAAGCTAAGCAACAGCAGTTGTTCACCAAACAAGCCTATATGGATGTATCCTGGACTCGAGACTCGGATAAACTTCAAGGAGTTGCTGAACTTCaacaaaaaattgcaaaaaaggTGTTGGGCTTCCCATTTGGTTGCAGGATGAATCCAGAATAGCGGATGAACTGAAGCGGGGACTGATGAGGCAAGGGAAGATCCTTATTATCTTAGATGATATTTGGACGGAAGTTGATTTGGTGAAAGTAGGAATTCCTTTTGAAGGTGATGAGACGCAATGCAAAATAGTGTTGGCTTCGAGAGATGGAGACGTATTATGCAAAGACATGGCGCACAAATATGTTTTCAGGTGGAACCTTTGCCACCAGAAGAAGCTTGGAGTTTTTTTAAGAAGACATCAGGTGATTCCGTGGAAGAGGATCTTGAACTGCGACCCATAGCCATTCAAGTGGTTGAAGAGTGTGAGGGTCTACCAATTGCAATTGTAACAATTGCGAAGGCATTAAAAGATGAGACCGTGGCTGTATGGAAGAATGCCTTGGAACAACTCAGGAGTTGTTCACCAACAAACATTAGAGCAGTGGATAAGAAGGTTTACTCATGTTGGAGTGGAGCTACACCCATTTGAAGGGTGATGACGTTAAGTCGTTGTTCTTACTTTGTGGTATGCTGGGCTATGGTGATATTTCATTGGATCTCTTGTTTCAATATTGTATGGGTTTGGATTTGTTTGACCACATGGAGCCATTGGAGCAAGCAACAAATAAACTAGTTACAATGGTGGAAATCCTCAAAGCCTCAGGCTTGTTACTTGATAGTCATAAAGATAGACACAATTTTGATGAAGAAAGAGCTTCAAGTTTGCTTTTCATGGATGCTGATAACAAGTTTGTGAGGATGGACGGTGTTGTCCGTGAAGTTGCCAGAGCAATTGCATCCAAGGATCCTCATCCATTTGTAGTTAGAGAAGATGTTGGATTGGGAGAATGGTCAGAGACTGACGAATCCAAAAGGTGCACTTTCATCTCTTTGAATTGCAGAGCTGTGCATGAGCTTCCTCAAGGGTTGGTATGTCCAgaacttcaattttttctattgCATAACAAGAATCCTTCCTTGAATATCCCAAACTCATTTTTGAAGCAATGAAAAAACTCAAAGTTCTAGATTTGCCAAAATGTGTTTTACAACACTACCTTCATCCTTTGATTCCCTTGCAAATCTCCAAACATTGCGTCTAAATGGGTGCAAGTTGGTAGACATTGCTTTAATTGGAAAGCTAACGAAACTACAAGTTCTTAGCTTGGTGGGTTCTACAATCCAACAATTGCCTAATGAAATGGTGCAATTGACCAATCTAAGGCTGTTGAATTTGAATGATTGCAAGGAGCTCAAAGTAATTCCACGAAATATCTTATCAAGCCTGTCTCGATTAGAATGTTTGTACATGACTTCTAGTTTTACTCAATGGGCGGTTGAAGGTGAAAGCAATGCTTGTTTATCCGAGCTAAATCATTTGTCTTATTTGACAACTTTAGATATGGATATGCCAGATGCCTACTTGCTACCAAAAGACATTTTATTTGAGAACTTGACAAGATATGCAATATTTGTGGGCAATTTCAAGATGTGCAGAAGATATTGGAGAACCAAAAGAGTGTTGAAGCTTAGGAAAGTCAATAGAAGCTTACATTTGGGGGATGGAATTAGCAAGTTGATGGAGAGAAGTGAAGAACTAGAGTTCATGGAATTAAGTGGTACTAAATATGTTCTTCACTCATCAGATAGGGAAATTTTTCTTGAACTGAAGCATCTTAAAGTTAGTGATAGTCGTGAGATTCAATATATCATCGATTCAAAGGATCAACGGTTTCTACAACATGGTGCCTTTCCTTCATTGGAGTCATTGGTTCTTCGGAATCTGCGTAACTTGGAAGAAATATGGTGTGGCCCAATTCCAATAGGGTCTTTTGGTAATTTAAAGACTCTGCGTGTGACTTTTTGTGGTGAAATGaaatttctcctttttctttccacGGCTAGAGGCCTTTCCCACCTTGAAAAAATGACAATAACAAATTGCGATCTCATGCAACAAATAATCGTATATGAAACGGAGTCAGAAATAAAAGAAGATGGACATGCTGGGACCAACTTGCAATTATTCCCAAAATTGCGATCCTTGGAACTCAAGAGTCTACCACAACTCATCAACTTCAGCTCCGAGTTAGAAACAACATCTTCCACATCTATGAGGACAAATGCAAGGTTGGAAAACTCATTTTTCAGTCATAAGGTATGTTAAAACTTATTTGCCAATTTcgttggttttatttatttttttacaccACTTATATCAAtataagtaaaaggaaaaactaaGGTGGTCCCACATGCACTTGCCAAACTCCACAATATTAAACTTATTTGagcatttaattttaaataatataaaaataatgaataatatataaaatatgaagaagttgaaaaactaataaagttaaaagaaattttaattttaaacacattaaatattaataggaatgagtataaaaataaggaaaaactataagtattattttactttaaataagaaaaaaattcaagttaataggaataaatacaaaataaatttaggaGTGAAATCATTGtaatcttttaaaagaaaaaggaaatttaaaaaaggCATTCACAAGAATTTATTAATGggagaaaataaaagagtgcatatgatttaaaataataaattaatttatatgaat
Proteins encoded in this region:
- the LOC117909911 gene encoding disease resistance protein RPS2-like; the encoded protein is MVQLTNLRLLNLNDCKELKVIPRNILSSLSRLECLYMTSSFTQWAVEGESNACLSELNHLSYLTTLDMDMPDAYLLPKDILFENLTRYAIFVGNFKMCRRYWRTKRVLKLRKVNRSLHLGDGISKLMERSEELEFMELSGTKYVLHSSDREIFLELKHLKVSDSREIQYIIDSKDQRFLQHGAFPSLESLVLRNLRNLEEIWCGPIPIGSFGNLKTLRVTFCGEMKFLLFLSTARGLSHLEKMTITNCDLMQQIIVYETESEIKEDGHAGTNLQLFPKLRSLELKSLPQLINFSSELETTSSTSMRTNARLENSFFSHKVSFPKLEELILNDLSKLKDIWHHELLFGSLCNLRILRVYKCPCLLNLIPSHLIHNFQNLKEMDVQDCELLEHVLFLKELMKILRSS